A section of the Leptospira semungkisensis genome encodes:
- a CDS encoding caspase family protein codes for MRIFFLAACFILSAGLLALDNPFHPAWKESSAITAFTDLGNGSIATGLENKTVLVWNLTNRKFKALTSNTSIISSIAYSNPSGKIAYQSDESKIKILSPDLETNLEIPNSLGSITSLDFSPDGLRLLGGDENGRVRIWDLSGKMRANFQAHSLSITSIQFSPDGKSFLTASEDGTAVLWSLEGTQIKILDTRESPILCAKISKDGLKVATGGDDGKIREITIENGKKNEIGQHTSSVRSITYSKNGKFILSSSEDLTAKIWDTKAGLKAVLSGHSDTVNQAIFINNEKQVLTGSDDGTQKIFDTNGKELANIVLTDKGKIVFDPSGGFDYDSEFLESYFYFNTENTDVHSGLDSFYSLFFSPGLIQKIFHGRLETRPSVSDLINTSPPPKVDIRLEPSPDRETVSISVKACDEGGGVGDLYLYHNDSLVSLETSRAIRLIPGDNCIHKTFSPDLSSGENYFRVSSASKAGIVGYSKMVSFHKTLSESKLPKLHLVLLAVDDYKGKSMDLRYAVKDALALSNAEAFKKKNIFSSTKIYTAYDAKANKKGILSIFEEVAKESAPEDLLLVFIAGHGANKDGKFYFLTSNFDPENPNYSENGFSQEDFVSSIAKVNATRKLLIFDTCDSGGEWTTQFKELGNLAKSAGLCVIASTLEKEDAYESSALEHGVFTTALLEGLGGRANTNGKITASGLISYINLRVPEIAKSVIKKEQFPYSSQRGRDFVIAE; via the coding sequence ATGAGGATCTTTTTCTTGGCAGCATGTTTCATTTTAAGCGCAGGGCTACTTGCCTTAGATAATCCATTTCATCCTGCCTGGAAAGAATCCTCAGCGATCACTGCATTTACTGATCTTGGAAACGGAAGCATTGCCACCGGATTAGAGAATAAGACTGTTCTAGTTTGGAATCTTACGAATCGAAAATTCAAAGCGTTAACCTCCAACACTTCTATTATTTCCTCCATTGCGTATTCTAATCCATCAGGCAAGATTGCCTACCAATCCGATGAGAGTAAGATCAAGATACTCTCTCCCGATCTGGAAACGAATCTAGAAATTCCGAACTCTCTTGGATCAATTACTTCTTTGGATTTTTCTCCAGACGGTCTTAGATTGTTAGGAGGAGATGAGAATGGTAGAGTGAGGATCTGGGATCTGAGTGGAAAGATGAGAGCAAATTTTCAGGCTCATTCCCTCTCGATCACTTCGATTCAATTCTCTCCGGATGGAAAATCATTTCTGACTGCAAGCGAAGATGGGACCGCTGTACTTTGGAGTCTGGAGGGAACCCAGATCAAGATACTGGATACGAGAGAAAGTCCAATCTTATGCGCTAAGATCTCCAAGGATGGATTGAAAGTGGCTACCGGAGGAGACGACGGGAAAATCAGAGAGATAACAATCGAAAATGGAAAGAAAAACGAGATAGGACAACATACCTCATCGGTTAGATCCATAACATATTCAAAAAACGGAAAGTTTATCCTAAGCTCTTCGGAAGATCTTACGGCAAAGATCTGGGATACCAAGGCGGGCCTGAAGGCTGTTTTAAGTGGACATTCGGACACTGTGAATCAGGCAATCTTTATCAATAACGAAAAGCAAGTTCTCACAGGAAGCGATGATGGAACGCAAAAGATATTCGATACAAATGGAAAGGAGCTCGCAAATATAGTCTTAACGGACAAGGGAAAGATCGTATTCGATCCGAGCGGTGGATTCGATTATGACTCTGAATTTTTAGAAAGTTATTTTTATTTTAATACGGAGAATACAGACGTACATTCCGGTCTGGATTCCTTCTATAGCCTTTTCTTTTCTCCGGGTCTTATTCAAAAGATCTTTCATGGCAGATTGGAAACAAGGCCAAGCGTTTCGGATCTGATCAACACTTCTCCTCCTCCTAAAGTAGATATCCGCTTAGAACCTTCTCCCGATCGAGAAACAGTTTCTATTTCCGTAAAAGCTTGTGACGAAGGCGGAGGGGTCGGAGATCTATATTTATATCATAATGATTCTTTAGTTTCCTTAGAAACTTCTAGGGCAATCCGCTTGATCCCGGGAGATAATTGCATCCATAAGACATTCTCGCCGGATCTTTCTTCCGGAGAAAATTACTTCAGGGTTTCCAGTGCAAGTAAGGCCGGCATAGTCGGATACTCCAAAATGGTCTCCTTTCATAAAACATTATCAGAATCTAAATTACCTAAGCTTCATTTAGTTCTTCTTGCAGTAGATGACTACAAAGGAAAGAGTATGGATCTTAGATATGCAGTCAAGGATGCATTGGCACTCTCCAATGCAGAAGCATTCAAAAAGAAAAATATATTCTCTTCTACTAAGATCTATACTGCTTACGATGCTAAAGCAAATAAGAAGGGAATTCTTTCTATTTTTGAAGAAGTTGCCAAGGAATCTGCACCCGAGGATCTATTGCTGGTCTTTATTGCAGGACATGGCGCGAATAAGGATGGCAAATTCTATTTTCTCACTTCTAACTTCGATCCGGAGAATCCGAATTATTCGGAGAACGGTTTTAGCCAGGAAGATTTTGTTTCCTCCATTGCAAAGGTGAATGCTACGAGAAAGCTTCTCATCTTCGACACCTGCGATTCCGGTGGAGAATGGACCACTCAATTCAAGGAGTTGGGAAATCTTGCCAAGTCGGCTGGGCTTTGCGTCATTGCATCTACATTAGAAAAAGAAGATGCCTATGAATCTTCTGCATTGGAGCACGGAGTATTTACTACTGCCTTATTAGAAGGATTAGGTGGAAGAGCAAACACGAACGGAAAAATTACAGCGTCCGGTTTGATCTCGTATATCAACCTAAGAGTGCCGGAGATCGCGAAGTCTGTGATCAAGAAGGAACAGTTTCCGTATTCTTCTCAAAGAGGCAGAGACTTCGTGATCGCCGAATGA
- a CDS encoding LIC10280 family protein: MFRNPKARILALATVLVLIVSFSHTNAQDLNIYGTYKVTGTNPDGSRYKGSVAVTLNDDGTYNFEWSVGNTFSGTGSLNGNTLTVDWGDTYPVIYTVKNGGTRLEGTWGNGSGTEILSK, encoded by the coding sequence ATGTTTAGAAATCCCAAGGCTAGGATCTTGGCATTGGCAACGGTCCTTGTGTTAATCGTTTCCTTTTCCCATACGAACGCACAAGACTTGAATATATACGGAACATACAAGGTAACCGGAACCAATCCGGATGGAAGCAGATACAAAGGATCTGTGGCTGTGACCTTGAATGATGACGGTACTTATAATTTTGAATGGAGTGTCGGTAACACGTTCTCCGGTACAGGATCCTTGAATGGAAATACTCTCACCGTGGATTGGGGAGATACATATCCAGTGATCTATACTGTTAAAAACGGAGGAACAAGATTGGAGGGCACCTGGGGGAACGGAAGCGGAACCGAGATCCTATCTAAATAA
- a CDS encoding acetyl-CoA carboxylase family protein: protein MKLSKLLIANRGEVSLRIARAAAELGIQTLSIYSEDDLNSRHRLATDLSKPLKGVGVPAYLDQEQILRIAKENRCDSVHPGYGFLSENHEFAEKCERSEIVFIGPNSSALKLLGDKIEALRLAEKLHIPVLPGVRSVVSLEDTKRFFSEQGSIMIKALSGGGGRGIRVVLKKEELADLFKACSDEAQSAFGNSNLYLEKFLPKARHIEAQILGDGSGEIVHLWERDCSLQRRNQKLIEIAPAPFLSSSAREKILSYSKKIAQYLKYKSLGTFEFLLDPENQENIYFMEANPRLQVEHTVTEEITGLDLVQLQMQIASGNLLKDLDLAQDSIPSPKGYAIQIRINSEILDEKGNTRPSSGKIRLFEPSSGPGIRVDSVAYSGYEINPNYDSLLAKLIVRSKNENFTNLLSSSLRALSEFRIVGVPTNLDLLQNILQSKEVQEYSVHTQFIQEKISDLLKSKVADPRQFPFESEQNISSKAKREEEEVLPDGMFRFSSPMAGRLVEVSPSEGDFIRKGQKLAVLSSMKMEHVLNSEISGYVESILASAEDTVSESQTLLLIRKSDTEEEHHTEDISVDLDRIRPDLQEVKDRLSVNEDTARAQAVSKRHKRGQRTTRENIADLCDPGSFIEYGALALAAQRRRRSLDELIKLSPADGLVAGLGTANGTFFEANKSRISVLAYDYTVFMGTQGAMNHKKTDRFLQMVKEQRLPLVFFTEGGGGRPGEVDVPAVAGLDLHTFRQYAGLKGILPRIAVNAGRCFAGNAALFGASDIRIATEDSNIGMGGPVMVKGGGLGNFSAEEIGPASIQTRNGVIDVLVSNEVEGVRIAKKALSYFQGDLRQFESSDQRALRNCIPENRLRSYDIRKLIDILADQDSVLELQRDFAKGIVTSFIRIEGRALGLVANDPTHLGGAIDAEAADKSSKFLDFCNTFKIPVLFLCDTPGFMVGPDVEKKGLVRKAAELFAAGASLKVPVFTIILRKGYGLGAMAMAAGSFHAPVFTISWPTGEFGAMGIEGEIRTGFQKELAEVKDWKERQILFERLVAEAYERGKAINMASYLEIDAVIDPLDSRKWIVRGLDSCA, encoded by the coding sequence ATGAAATTGTCCAAACTTTTAATCGCAAATCGGGGAGAAGTCTCTCTTCGGATCGCTCGTGCTGCTGCCGAGTTAGGAATTCAAACCTTATCTATTTATTCGGAAGATGATCTTAATTCAAGACATAGATTGGCGACGGATCTTTCCAAACCTTTAAAGGGAGTAGGAGTTCCTGCCTATTTGGATCAGGAACAGATCTTAAGAATAGCAAAGGAGAATCGCTGCGATTCCGTTCATCCTGGCTATGGCTTTTTAAGCGAGAACCATGAGTTCGCGGAGAAATGCGAAAGATCGGAAATAGTTTTTATAGGCCCGAATTCTTCTGCATTGAAATTGCTCGGGGATAAGATAGAGGCTCTTCGGCTTGCTGAAAAATTACATATTCCTGTGTTACCGGGGGTTCGGAGCGTCGTAAGTTTAGAAGACACGAAACGATTTTTTTCGGAACAGGGATCGATCATGATCAAAGCCTTGTCTGGCGGAGGTGGAAGAGGGATCCGAGTCGTTCTGAAGAAGGAGGAATTGGCCGATTTGTTCAAAGCTTGTTCCGATGAGGCGCAATCTGCATTCGGAAATTCTAATTTATATTTAGAGAAATTTCTTCCTAAAGCAAGGCATATCGAGGCTCAGATTTTAGGAGATGGATCCGGAGAGATTGTTCATCTTTGGGAAAGAGATTGTTCCCTGCAAAGACGAAATCAAAAGCTGATTGAAATTGCACCGGCTCCTTTTCTTTCTTCTTCGGCAAGAGAGAAGATCCTTTCTTATTCCAAAAAGATCGCTCAGTATTTGAAATATAAGAGTTTGGGAACTTTCGAATTTCTTTTAGATCCGGAAAATCAAGAAAACATTTATTTCATGGAAGCGAATCCGCGTCTGCAAGTGGAGCACACTGTCACGGAAGAGATTACCGGATTGGATTTGGTTCAATTGCAAATGCAAATCGCTTCAGGAAACCTTCTGAAAGACTTGGATTTGGCCCAAGACTCCATTCCTTCTCCTAAAGGATATGCGATCCAGATCCGGATCAATTCGGAGATACTGGATGAGAAGGGGAATACTCGTCCTTCTTCCGGAAAGATCCGTTTGTTTGAGCCGAGTAGCGGGCCTGGAATACGAGTGGATAGTGTCGCTTATTCAGGTTACGAGATTAATCCGAATTATGATTCACTACTCGCTAAGTTGATTGTTCGCTCTAAGAATGAGAACTTTACGAATTTATTATCTTCTTCTTTGCGTGCCTTGAGTGAGTTTCGGATTGTAGGGGTTCCTACAAATTTGGATCTTCTTCAAAACATACTTCAATCCAAAGAAGTCCAAGAGTATTCCGTTCATACTCAATTCATCCAAGAAAAGATCTCCGATTTATTGAAATCTAAGGTTGCGGATCCTAGGCAATTTCCTTTCGAATCGGAGCAAAATATCTCCAGCAAAGCGAAGCGAGAAGAGGAAGAAGTTTTGCCGGACGGTATGTTTCGGTTTTCTTCTCCAATGGCAGGGCGGCTTGTCGAGGTGAGTCCTTCGGAAGGAGACTTTATTCGTAAGGGGCAGAAATTAGCGGTTCTTTCTTCGATGAAGATGGAGCACGTATTGAATTCTGAGATCAGTGGATATGTGGAAAGCATACTTGCTTCTGCAGAAGACACAGTCTCTGAATCTCAGACCTTACTTCTTATCCGTAAGTCGGATACAGAAGAAGAGCATCATACTGAAGATATTTCTGTAGACTTGGATCGTATCCGTCCGGATTTGCAGGAAGTTAAAGATAGACTCTCTGTGAATGAGGATACGGCGAGAGCACAAGCGGTTTCTAAACGCCACAAAAGAGGACAAAGAACTACAAGAGAGAATATTGCAGATCTTTGCGATCCTGGAAGTTTTATAGAATATGGTGCCTTGGCTTTGGCTGCGCAGCGCCGCCGAAGATCTTTAGATGAATTAATTAAATTAAGTCCAGCCGACGGTCTCGTAGCCGGTCTTGGAACGGCAAATGGAACTTTCTTCGAGGCAAATAAATCAAGAATTTCTGTATTAGCTTATGATTATACGGTTTTTATGGGAACGCAAGGAGCAATGAATCATAAGAAAACGGATCGCTTCTTGCAAATGGTAAAGGAGCAGAGACTTCCTCTTGTTTTCTTTACGGAAGGAGGAGGTGGACGTCCTGGAGAAGTAGATGTGCCTGCCGTTGCAGGTTTAGATTTGCATACATTCCGCCAATATGCAGGCTTGAAAGGCATCTTACCCAGGATCGCAGTGAATGCAGGAAGATGCTTTGCTGGAAACGCAGCCTTATTCGGTGCGAGTGATATTAGAATAGCAACAGAAGATTCTAATATAGGAATGGGTGGCCCCGTCATGGTGAAAGGGGGAGGACTCGGAAATTTCTCAGCAGAGGAGATCGGGCCTGCGAGCATACAAACAAGGAATGGAGTGATCGATGTATTAGTTTCGAATGAAGTTGAAGGAGTAAGGATTGCCAAGAAGGCCCTTTCTTATTTTCAGGGAGATCTCAGGCAATTCGAATCTTCCGATCAAAGAGCACTTAGAAATTGCATTCCTGAGAATCGTTTGCGTTCGTATGATATTCGAAAATTGATAGATATCCTGGCCGATCAAGATTCGGTGTTAGAGCTCCAGAGAGATTTTGCAAAAGGTATCGTTACTTCCTTTATCAGGATAGAAGGAAGAGCATTGGGGCTCGTTGCGAATGATCCCACTCATCTTGGTGGCGCGATCGATGCTGAGGCAGCGGATAAGTCGTCCAAATTCCTGGATTTCTGCAATACATTCAAAATACCTGTATTATTTCTTTGTGATACTCCTGGATTTATGGTCGGTCCGGATGTGGAGAAAAAGGGATTAGTTCGAAAAGCCGCCGAGCTTTTTGCAGCCGGTGCTTCATTAAAGGTTCCTGTATTTACGATCATTCTTCGAAAAGGATATGGCCTCGGTGCGATGGCAATGGCCGCTGGTAGTTTTCACGCTCCTGTCTTTACAATTTCATGGCCTACGGGTGAATTTGGTGCAATGGGAATTGAAGGAGAGATTCGGACTGGTTTCCAAAAGGAATTAGCCGAAGTGAAAGATTGGAAGGAAAGACAGATCCTATTCGAGCGCTTGGTTGCAGAGGCGTATGAAAGAGGGAAGGCGATCAATATGGCTTCGTATCTGGAGATAGATGCAGTCATTGATCCTTTGGATTCACGTAAATGGATTGTCCGAGGATTGGATTCCTGTGCTTAG
- a CDS encoding prohibitin family protein gives MFKKFILSGLVTMIALSATGCLTTIEPGRAGIVFAPFDNKVEKDILLAGNYQIPPTKDVIVYNLQWEPYKETIDVITRDDLRIDVVASITLRPIQGQLVSLHTEVGPQYYNHVVRQDFRTSVRNAFTNYPMIQISKNNQQIVKEIKAMMEDKLSSRHIEINNVNIDDISFSQQIMDAIQKKLTKEQELETMKFEIAIQKKDNEIARMNAQRDAEIVSIKAKAEADAIKIVNEAISSKYIQYKAYDNPQNKLIFVPVGPNGLPVTVRMNVNEPTGTVKSQTKANTVGSFSSTKQNQINSDDDNN, from the coding sequence ATGTTCAAGAAATTCATTCTTTCGGGCCTAGTTACCATGATTGCCCTTTCCGCAACCGGCTGCCTCACCACAATAGAACCTGGGCGAGCCGGGATAGTATTTGCGCCTTTCGATAATAAGGTAGAAAAAGATATCCTGCTCGCTGGGAATTATCAGATCCCACCCACAAAAGATGTGATCGTTTACAATCTGCAATGGGAACCGTATAAGGAAACTATCGACGTGATCACTCGAGACGATCTTAGAATAGACGTGGTTGCCTCGATCACTCTTCGTCCCATCCAAGGCCAATTGGTAAGTCTTCACACGGAGGTTGGTCCACAATATTATAACCACGTGGTAAGACAGGATTTTAGGACCAGCGTGAGAAATGCATTCACCAATTATCCTATGATCCAGATCTCTAAGAATAATCAGCAGATCGTTAAGGAGATCAAGGCAATGATGGAGGACAAATTAAGTTCCCGTCATATTGAGATCAACAATGTGAACATAGACGATATTTCTTTTAGCCAACAGATCATGGACGCTATCCAGAAGAAACTTACAAAAGAACAAGAACTCGAGACCATGAAATTCGAGATCGCTATTCAGAAAAAAGACAACGAGATCGCGAGAATGAATGCTCAGAGAGACGCCGAAATCGTAAGCATCAAGGCAAAGGCAGAAGCGGATGCGATCAAGATCGTAAACGAAGCAATCTCTTCCAAATACATCCAATATAAGGCGTATGATAACCCTCAGAACAAGTTGATCTTTGTTCCAGTGGGTCCGAACGGATTACCAGTGACAGTTCGAATGAATGTAAACGAACCTACCGGAACCGTAAAATCACAGACTAAAGCAAATACGGTCGGATCCTTTTCCAGCACAAAACAGAATCAGATCAATTCTGACGACGATAACAACTAA
- a CDS encoding DUF4384 domain-containing protein: MYRISEESDRGSEFPKVRLLFSGSFLPKAILLISVSVLVQCASPSETVSIPITPVPRSETSPSSNFLDKYNIALLSSDTSSENPQDELKDILLRSERVSVIDRQRTADVLNEISLNQTGITDPANAPKLGKILSAQKLIYLKNQKDRWSVELVDVETSKSEFLRSFKREKSEKTFTELSGFLTQNLLLKNLSVLKPKSQTIKVSLNSSQKIYRSNEPVSFSINASEDCYAYLILLQSDGETLLLFPNSFQSNNFLKANVRLLIPDEKSGYILAAGEPYGTDSVKLIASKSQLNLFQTKPYGDSPFGIIDRPFESVSRGIKIIQTTVSDGDWNTSELSIVTLEK; encoded by the coding sequence ATGTATAGGATTTCCGAAGAAAGCGATCGAGGCTCGGAATTCCCAAAGGTCCGTCTCCTTTTTTCCGGTTCTTTTTTACCTAAGGCTATCTTACTTATTTCAGTTTCTGTCCTTGTCCAATGTGCAAGTCCGTCGGAAACAGTCTCCATTCCGATCACTCCAGTTCCCAGATCGGAGACTAGCCCTTCTTCTAATTTTTTAGATAAATATAATATAGCCTTGCTTAGTTCCGATACTTCTTCGGAAAACCCTCAGGACGAATTAAAGGACATTCTCCTCCGTTCGGAAAGAGTTTCAGTGATCGACAGGCAAAGGACTGCAGATGTATTGAATGAGATCTCCTTGAACCAAACCGGGATCACAGATCCGGCAAACGCTCCTAAGTTAGGAAAGATACTCTCAGCTCAGAAACTAATCTACCTAAAGAACCAAAAGGATCGTTGGAGCGTGGAGCTCGTAGATGTGGAAACTTCCAAATCTGAGTTCCTTCGTTCTTTTAAAAGAGAGAAGTCGGAGAAGACATTCACGGAGCTCTCCGGATTTCTGACCCAGAATCTTCTTCTAAAAAACCTAAGCGTTCTAAAACCGAAAAGCCAAACGATCAAAGTAAGTTTGAATTCTTCCCAAAAGATTTATAGATCGAACGAGCCGGTCTCCTTCTCTATAAACGCATCGGAAGATTGCTATGCGTATTTGATTCTTTTGCAAAGTGACGGAGAAACCTTGCTTTTGTTCCCAAACTCATTTCAGTCGAACAATTTCCTGAAAGCTAACGTCAGACTTCTTATCCCGGATGAAAAGTCGGGCTATATCTTGGCCGCGGGAGAGCCATACGGAACGGATTCCGTAAAGTTGATTGCGTCCAAATCTCAACTGAATTTGTTCCAAACCAAACCTTACGGAGACTCTCCTTTCGGAATCATAGATCGTCCATTTGAGTCCGTTAGTCGCGGTATAAAAATCATACAGACAACGGTGTCTGACGGAGATTGGAATACCTCCGAATTGAGTATCGTTACCTTGGAAAAATAA